A genomic region of Arachis hypogaea cultivar Tifrunner chromosome 5, arahy.Tifrunner.gnm2.J5K5, whole genome shotgun sequence contains the following coding sequences:
- the LOC112801233 gene encoding pectinesterase/pectinesterase inhibitor, translated as MATHQQQKPLLLHNHHQNKKSLLLIFDGVVASTVFIASYLIIRTTSFSSFSLSSSSSSPHHHDDLYQHAIHRATCLAHVSEIAQQDPILATTKGHNFNLLQSFLTKSNSGIQEAMDMASAIKIRFNGSPKEEAALQVCADLMDLSIGRVLQSVVALTKRNTTHSLQDAHTWQSSVLTNHATCLDGLEGFSARAIMEPQLRDLIFRSRTSLAVLAALLPPLDSENQQLLEEPQNGDIPTWVTRNDMRLLESVAADIKANVVVAKDGSGNKFKTMAEAVASAPDNSKTRYVIYVKKQGTYKENVEIGKKKKNVMLVGDSMDKTIITGSLNYVDGTPTFQTATIAAVGDGFIGQDIWFQNTAGPEKHQVVALRVGADTSVINRCCIDAYQDTLYVHSNR; from the exons atggctaCACATCAACAACAAAAACCTCTTCTTCTACATAACcatcatcaaaataaaaaatcactgTTGTTGATCTTTGATGGTGTTGTCGCCTCAACAGTTTTCATTGCTTCATATCTCATCATCAGAAccacctccttctcctccttcagCCTCTCCTCCTCATCGTCATCACCTCATCACCATGATGATCTCTATCAACATGCCATTCACAGAGCAACCTGCTTGGCCCATGTCTCAGAAATAGCACAACAAGACCCCATTTTGGCCACCACAAAAGGCCACAACTTCAATCTTCTCCAATCCTTCCTTACGAAGTCCAACTCAGGCATCCAAGAAGCCATGGACATGGCATCCGCCATCAAGATCCGCTTCAACGGTAGTCCAAAGGAGGAAGCAGCTTTACAAGTCTGTGCAGACCTCATGGACTTGTCCATTGGTAGAGTTCTTCAATCAGTGGTGGCTCTCACTAAAAGGAACACTACTCATTCTCTGCAAGATGCACACACATGGCAGAGCAGTGTTCTCACCAACCATGCCACTTGCTTGGATGGCTTAGAAGGCTTCTCTGCTCGTGCCATTATGGAGCCTCAACTCCGGGACTTAATATTTAGGTCGAGGACCTCTCTGGCCGTGCTTGCTGCACTTCTGCCACCGTTAGACAGCGAAAATCAACAACTCCTTGAGGAGCCACAGAACGGAGATATTCCGACATGGGTGACACGCAACGATATGAGGCTTTTGGAGTCTGTGGCTGCTGATATAAAGGCTAATGTTGTGGTGGCCAAGGATGGAAGCGGCAATAAGTTCAAGACGATGGCAGAGGCTGTGGCTTCTGCACCTGACAACAGTAAAACAAGGTACGTAATCTATGTGAAGAAGCAGGGAACGTACAAAGAGAATGTTGAGATCGGTAAAAAAAAGAAGAACGTCATGCTTGTTGGTGACAGTATGGATAAAACAATAATCACAGGGAGCTTGAATTATGTGGATGGAACTCCCACCTTCCAAACTGCCACCATTG CGGCTGttggtgatggatttatagggcAGGACATTTGGTTCCAAAACACGGCAGGCCCAGAGAAGCACCAAGTCGTGGCACTCCGTGTGGGCGCTGACACCTCCGTGATTAACCGGTGCTGCATTGATGCGTACCAGGACACTCTCTACGTTCACAGCAACAGGTAG